The Agromyces marinus genome window below encodes:
- a CDS encoding DHA2 family efflux MFS transporter permease subunit — MSTSKLRWLGLAVIGLAVSLIIVDTTIVNVAIPSIVDDLGLGSTQVQWVQESYTLVFAALLIPFGALGDRIGRRRILILGVTVFTAASVLAGIAPSGELLIAARVLQGVGGAMVLPGTLSLINAMFRGRDRTTAFAVWGSIIGGMAAVGPLLGGWLITDFSWRWAFGINVPFGILVVVGALLTLDESRSERPPARFDLLGALLVVIASGTLVFALIEGRTLGWWAAADVPAVAGWSWPFEVSPTPWLLVAAAVSGVAFIAWERRRRRHGRSTLLPLELFSIRTFSVGNLVSAIISLGELGILFVLPLWVQNVLGYDALQAGLLLISLAVGSFLATGAVSGLARKLSPVGILRLGIALELAGVLGLAITLSTDSSWVQLSALLFAYGLGIGLASSQVTNVVLADIPVDQGGQASGTQSTARQIGSALGIAILGTVLFGTLQADLDGRLDGLDASARDQAVTVVTQSAGAAIPALRADPATAAVGDQAAESFTVAASASAYGAAAFLALALAASTSLRSRSRSGGRGASGAGDADGTGVAGTAAAAPRPPAVDAVPDGPSA; from the coding sequence ATGTCCACCTCGAAGCTCCGATGGCTCGGCCTGGCCGTCATCGGACTCGCCGTCTCGCTCATCATCGTCGACACGACCATCGTGAACGTCGCGATCCCCTCGATCGTCGACGACCTCGGGCTCGGTTCGACGCAGGTGCAATGGGTGCAGGAGTCGTACACGCTCGTGTTCGCCGCCCTGCTCATCCCGTTCGGCGCGCTCGGCGATCGCATCGGGCGCCGCCGGATCCTGATCCTCGGCGTCACCGTCTTCACCGCGGCATCCGTGCTGGCCGGCATCGCGCCGTCGGGCGAACTGCTCATCGCGGCCCGCGTGCTCCAGGGCGTCGGAGGAGCCATGGTCCTGCCCGGGACGCTGTCGCTCATCAACGCGATGTTCCGCGGACGCGATCGGACGACTGCGTTCGCGGTGTGGGGCTCCATCATCGGCGGGATGGCGGCCGTGGGTCCCCTGCTGGGCGGCTGGCTCATCACCGACTTCTCCTGGCGCTGGGCCTTCGGCATCAACGTTCCATTCGGCATCCTGGTCGTCGTCGGCGCCCTCCTGACCCTCGACGAATCGCGGTCCGAGCGGCCGCCCGCGAGGTTCGACCTGCTCGGCGCCCTCCTCGTCGTCATCGCCTCGGGCACGCTCGTGTTCGCGCTCATCGAGGGGCGCACGCTGGGCTGGTGGGCGGCGGCCGACGTCCCGGCCGTCGCCGGATGGTCCTGGCCGTTCGAGGTCTCGCCGACCCCGTGGCTGCTCGTCGCGGCGGCCGTCTCGGGCGTGGCCTTCATCGCCTGGGAGCGGCGACGGCGACGACACGGCCGGTCCACGCTGCTGCCGCTCGAGCTCTTCTCGATCCGCACGTTCTCGGTCGGCAACCTCGTCTCCGCCATCATCAGCCTCGGTGAGCTCGGCATCCTCTTCGTGCTGCCGCTCTGGGTCCAGAACGTCCTCGGCTACGACGCCCTCCAGGCGGGCCTGCTCCTGATCTCGCTCGCCGTCGGCTCGTTCCTGGCCACGGGTGCGGTCAGCGGCCTCGCCCGGAAGCTGAGCCCGGTCGGCATCCTCCGGCTCGGCATCGCCCTCGAACTCGCGGGCGTCCTCGGCCTGGCCATCACGCTGAGCACGGACTCCTCGTGGGTCCAGCTCAGCGCGCTCCTGTTCGCGTACGGCCTCGGCATCGGCCTCGCGAGCTCGCAGGTGACCAACGTCGTGCTCGCCGACATCCCCGTCGACCAGGGCGGCCAGGCATCGGGAACGCAGAGCACGGCTCGGCAGATCGGCTCGGCCCTCGGCATCGCCATCCTCGGCACGGTGCTGTTCGGCACGCTGCAGGCCGACCTCGACGGGCGCCTCGACGGGCTCGATGCGAGCGCCCGAGACCAGGCGGTGACCGTCGTGACGCAGAGTGCGGGTGCCGCCATCCCGGCCCTTCGCGCCGACCCGGCCACGGCCGCGGTCGGCGATCAGGCGGCCGAGAGCTTCACCGTCGCCGCATCGGCCTCGGCCTACGGCGCTGCCGCGTTCCTCGCGCTCGCGCTGGCCGCCTCGACATCGTTGCGCTCGCGCTCGCGGTCCGGAGGTCGGGGCGCCTCGGGCGCGGGGGACGCCGATGGCACCGGGGTCGCCGGCACCGCCGCCGCCGCACCCCGGCCCCCTGCCGTCGACGCCGTTCCGGACGGCCCGAGCGCATGA